The segment GAATTTACTGTAACTACTTGATATCGTTTGCTATTTGTATTCCTCCATTGGAAGTTGTTGTTTTCCTATAAAATAAATGCATATATATAGCTTATTCAAACTAGTACCACGCCAGATCTTCAAAgcaattaaaattatatttgattCAAACATTTTGTTCTTTTACATGATTTGGAGTTGATTGTGATAATAATATACAAGTCGCTATATTTTCTCTAAGATTACCTTTAATAGAAGAATGACCCACACGTTAAGTCAGTCTTTGTTTActatttatttctaattttcGTTTGAAGCACGTTCTTTTCTCATGTCGACAAATCAGAAAAACCACATGACCAAGTCATGGGACCCCCACTAGAACTCAacttttctttgtctttttaattattttattagaaagaaACTTCGACGTTGTTGCAACGAAATGATCCTCGCTTATTCCTTGCTTCTATTAGTCCATGGTTCccactaataataaatatgagTTCTGGGTACTCAGAACAAAGACACCCCAAAGCCAAAGAAAATGAGTTCCTCTGACTCTTCTTCCGCGGAAACCCGTCTAGCCACGGCTAAGACGGTTCTCACAACCGCCGCATCAGTGGCTGCAACCGCAATGCTAGCTAAATCACTAGTCCAAGACTATTTGCCAGACGAGGTGCACCAATACATCTCTTATGGCTTCCGCATTATCTTTGGCTACTTCTCATCTCAAATGACAATAGTCATCGAAGAGTTTGAAGGGTTTGTACACAACGAAGTCTACGAGGCCGCAGAGGCCTATCTAGCCACCAAGATCTCTCCTTCAAACAAAAGAATCAAAGTGAGTAAACACGAGAAAGAAAACAACTACAACGTCACCGTGGAACGTGACGAGGAAGTTGTGGATACCTTCAACGGCGTCAAGTTCCGGTGGGTTCTCCATTGCCGCCATGTTGAGTCCAAGAACTTCCACAACCCACGGGATCTAAACTCCACACTCAAATCAGAAGTCAGATCATTCGAGCTCAGCTTCCACAAGAAGTTCAAGGACATGGCTCTTGAGTCTTACTTGCCATTCATGGTCAAAAGAGCTGCGGTGGTGAAGCAAGAAAAGAAAACACTCAAGATCTTTACTCTTGACCCAGATAACATGTATGGGAACTACTCAGAGGCTTGGACCTCTGTGATTCTTGACCATCCTTCTTCCTTCAAGACCATAGCAATGGATTCAGATGTCAAGAGAAACGTGATGGACGATCTTGACCAGTTTGTGAAGCGAAGGGACTTCTATAAAAGGGTTGGTAAAGCTTGGAAGAGAGGTTACTTGTTGTACGGTCCACCAGGTACAGGGAAGTCAAGCTTGATCGCAGCCATGGCTAATCATCTCAACTTTGATGTTTATGACCTAGAGTTGACCGCGGTTAGCAACAACTCCGAGCTACGGAGATTGCTGATTGCTACTGCTAACCGCTCTATTCTTGTTGTGGAAGATATCGACTGTTCAATCGAGTTGAAAGATAGGGCAGCTGATGAACCTCCACGTGAGTCAGAAGAAAGTAATGACCCACGTTACAAAAAGGTGACACTCTCTGGActactaaattttattgatggtCTATGGTCAAGTTGTGGCgatgaaaggatcataatattcaCGACCAATTACAAAGAGAAACTGGATGCAGCGTTGTTGAGGCCAGGACGCATGGATATGCACATTCACATGTCGTACTGCACACCGAGTACTTTCAAAGTTCTTGCTTCAAACTATTTAGAGATCAAAGAACATAAGCTTTTCAGTAAGATCGGGGAAGGTATTGAGGCAACCGAGGTTAGTCCTGCTGAGGTGGCGGAACAACTCATGAAGAATGACACGGTTGATAAAGTTCTTGAAGGTTTAGTTGAGTTCTTGAAAGTGAAAAAGATCCAAAACGAAGAGGAGAAAGCCAAGAAGGAAGAGAAAGAATTGGAGAACAAGGACAAGACCACTAAGGGTAAAGATTCGGAGGTTAAGAAAAACGAAGTGGTGGATGAACAGGTTACGAGGAATGATCGTGTTGATAAGGTTCTTGAGGGTTTGGTCGAGTTATTAAAAGCCAAGAAGATCGACGATGGCCAAGATGAGGTCAAACATGAGGAAGCGAGTAACATTAACCTGTGAGATTTGGAAGAGTATAGTTTAAATGAGATGAGTTTATTGTTGATTTCGTATTTTGGAATGATGTAACATTACAAATTAATAAGCAAGATGTGGATCCAGATAGACCACTTGAAGGAGCTACACGTGAAAAGATCCATAGCACATAGTACCTCATTCAAAAAATAGATCCATAGCACATTATATGGATCAGACCATCAAAAAGCATGGACTATTTCactaaataaaatagtaaaataaatcattaaaattatCCTAGAGCACTCACAAAGTAACTCTGCTTAAGAAAACATATCATTTCCAATCCCTTCTATATCCAAAAATTTCAACCACTAGGTCAATTTATTATTGGTTAATGTTTACAACTTCCAGATTTTTGATAATGAAGTCCTAAGTTTCagctttattaaaaaaaaacatgattcagatgatggtacatatataattgaaaacttataaaattaaacaaactaGTTGATGGTCCGCACCTTGTGCGGACTATATTCCTAACAATTTTTAATcctaatatttatttgtatataaaaatttatttaattagatacacttttaaattaaatactataaattataaaaattcaatataCATATTggtaatcaaaatattaaattatgttcATTTGTTTCGTAGTTTTATATATGAAATGTGTATTTTGGATCAAAATCTTTTCTATAGTAATAAATAGGAAATttagatttgaaattaaaaacttACTGTATTTGTAGACTGAAAAAAATTCAGTAGCACATAAAGGATTATAAATAATCACAACCCATAAAATATCAAGGTTATATATTCTCTATaatctagttttttttaaaacagtggaacaaaacacaaaataataaattataaaacattatctctctattttcttatattatacttattttttgttaggttttagtgttatttaatgttttaatcTTAGTTTTTatgcttctatatatattttttcaatgtttatttaacataattatataatttatatttacgaCATATTTTCAATGATGCTTTACCTTTAATCTTAACTTTAATATTGTCATAATctaatatttgatcaatattttcaataaaattaagtCAGTAAAATCATAATTAATAGAAGATAAGCATAATTATGAGGAAaggtaaaatacatttatattaacCACTTTTAcactcacttttaatgaaagtatatatatagacttttaccctcacttttaatgaaaggtaaattttatttatacccctagagttaattaatctagacttagggtttacaGTTGAGGGGTTTATAGAatttgaaatttaggattctaataaatatataaataaatacttaaaaatattttgaaaaattaaaaaataggttcaaacataatttttgatttcaaaaagaaattttgaaaaaaaattcaaaaaattaatttataaaaaatttctaatttgaaaaagtataattcaaaaacataaaaaacaattatattttttgattttttttaatttttattcatttatataaacatttattatatatatagagaacaagagtataagagtcttttgtcatttaatgaagaagatatttttaataatgtctCTTTTGTGGTGGTaaagataaaaatgaaaatggtaaacatgaaatcTTCTTCTTAATTCATTGACGGAATACCTATAGTTTGTTAATATcattgttaatatttatttattaattaaaatgttttaaatatcatgataattatatatattaatattaatgttataatttatcttaaatatcatgataaatactatattaaaataaaatttaaaataataatattaattaaactaatgatttatcctaaaatcatggaaaatatGACAACTAAGCAAATTCAcctctcaaataatagtatagatacacaATATAAACGCCTTAAGATCCAGCAATTACGCAATAAGGTAAAGAGTAACTCTTCACtgattttttgagaatttttacaattagataTTTTTgatctgaattttttttggagaaaatAACCTGTTAATGCTTTTAcaaattataaaagttattaTATCGATAATTTCATCGCagatattttattgttatttaaatGTATGATTTCATTTGTGTAATGTTAAAGTTCCTataaacttattttattaattttttgtaaataataataataaaattttgggaTTTATACTCAATCGAAATTGCGGAAGTTCCCTTGGTCCAGTGGTTTGACTAAGGGTTTattaatgcttctacaccaGGAGGTTTGAGTTTCGATTCCTGGAGAAGGCCAAATTATGCGAATAAATGGAGAAAAGGCTTACAAGAGATCTGCAGCATGGCGCAAGGAGTACCTTCAAGCGTGGATCCGATAAagcggctcaggtgatgcagttagacgTGAATCCTAATAAGGCAGGTAGAATTGTCGACTGTAGAATCgtctgtaatatttctcatagtttGTGATAGCATAATTatccagcgttaaaaaaaaataaactcaatCGAAATAGAAGATCTgaaccggaaccgaaccgaGATATTTAAAACTGAAATCAGACCAAAACCCTCAAATATCTGAATGGTTCATATATTTCTATATATGAAATAACCAAACCGAACAGAAAACCAAatggatacccaaaatatataaaaatattaattatatatacatataacataactaaatatatatttatatttaaaaatctattaaaagtatctgaaaatatttgaaaaaactaAATGATTGTAAAGTTCCAAACTATTCGAAAGCATCCGAATATTTTTATCcaattatctaaaataattcaaaatatctgaaatttttatttaattatttgatattttacccAAAATATCTAATATTTAATCCGAACTACCCGAAGTAACTGAACCGGAACCATAACCAAATGTGAACTGTAACAAAATGAGAACCAAATTTTTTTCGATATTTTATGATTCCTAGGTGGCTAGGTTTACTATCTGAACCGAAATAAGCCCGTAaatattcgaaccgaaaaatagGTAATATAGTAAATGGATCTTTAATTCTTTATCCGAACTACTCCATATCCGAAATTGCCTAAATgcctagattttttttaaaaaaatattaataaactcTTGATGGGAGTtccattcttaaaaaaaaatggtaagAGTACCATTAACGCTGAgggtttgttaatttttttttctttttttgtttgaaaaaaaagaaaagaaattataaACCAATCAATCACGGACCGCCACGTATCGGTGAGATCCGTAAACAATGcaaaaccccccccccccccccccccccccccccacaaaGATCGATCTTTAGTTTGATATGTTTTGTGATCGGTTTTTGCAAAATTAACGGGCTCCACCATTAACAAATCCTCTTAAAGTGTCCCGTTAATTATGCTCTAAGAGTGCCATAATTTGATTCTCGATGTGATAACTTGTCTACTGCAGTTTTGCAGCGACCAAGACTCCAGAAGACATAAAGGTTGACCGAAAAAAAGACTCGAGAAGACTCTGGGGCAGGCTATCGAgtacttttaagttttaacataTTAAATGGGCCGTAATCGTGGCCCACTTTACACCATTCGATCAGTGATCCATCTCCAGTTAAATACTCCCAAACCCTCGTACCTAATCATCTCAAAATCTTGCGACCAGAGGTTTCTTGAAAGGGTTTAGTGATCGCAGAAGAATGGCCTTCATCTTTCCACGCTCGACCACCAAACAAAGACAAGAAGCTGTTTATTAAAGTATCTCCTTAAACCCTCAcaaatcttttttcttctttttaatcaTTAAATTTTCAACTTGTATGCTCATCATAAAAAAATCTCAGCACCGTTCGATCAACCTAATCAGATTTATCCCTATGGCACGTAACCTAGTAACATATACAGTACTGTTGTTATACATATCTTacacaatatttatttttttgttagtttCTTGTTTCTGGAGATGAGTTCCTCTGAAACATCTCACCTAGCCACCGCCAAAACAGCTCTCACGGCGGTCGCATCGGTGGCAGCAGCCGCAATGCTAGCTCGAACAGTGATCCAAGACTACATGCCAGCCGAGGTGCATGACTTCATCTCTTGTGGTATCCGCAAATGCTTCAGCCACTTCGGTTTTCAAATGACAGTTGTGATTGAAGAGTTTGGAGGCTTTGAAAACAACCAAATGTTTGAAGCCGCAGAGGCTTACCTAGCCTCCAAGATATCTCCATCCACTAGAAGAATCAAAGTCAACAAACTTGAGAAACAGAGAAACTTCAGCGTGACGGTCGAACGCGACGAGGAAGTTGTGGATACTTTCGACGGCGTGAAGCTGAGCTGGGTCCTCGTGTGCCTTCCCGTGAAGAAGAAGGATTTTCGTAACCCTCGAGACCTGAACTCTACTTTGAAGTCAGAGGTGCGTTCTTACGAGCTCAGGTTCAACAAGAAGTTCAAGAAGATGGTTCTTGAATCTTACTTACCGTTTGTGGTGGAACAAGCTGCTCTGATGAAGCAAAAGACTAAAACGCTTAAGATCTTTACACTTGGTTCGTATTCCGAGTGGACCTCTGTGACTCTCGACCATCCTTCCACGTTTCAGACACTTGCCATGGATCCGGAAGAAAAGAAGAACGTGGTAGAGGATCTTGATTGTTTTGTGCAGCGTAAAAGCTTTTACGGGAGAGTAGGGAAAGCTTGGAAGAGAGGGTACTTGTTGTATGGTCCACCCGGTACAGGAAAGTCAAGCTTGATCGCAGCCATAGCTAATCATCTTAACTTTGATATCTATGACTTGGACTTGGCATCGGTTAAGAGTAATGCTGAGCTGCGTATGTTACTGATGTCTACTGCAAACCGTTCGGTTTTGGTTGTAGAAGATATTGATTGTTCCATCGAGTTTAAGGACCGGAGTGCTGATGAGCATAGTGATCTTCTGGATAAACCGGTAATGTCTATTTTATCAATATTCAATAAATAGgcattttgtagagaaatagcGTCTAGGCGTccgagtttttttttaaatggttttgtttttaaatgatTTGCAATTAGCATTTAGGTAGCacttatttttagaaaaatagttTCGCTTATAACTGATTTGCTATCTAtgcgcatatatatatatatttcttaagtTTTATCATAGCTTAAGCTCATACATGATGTTTTTGTTCAGGTCACACTGTCTGGTCTATTGAATTTTGTTGACGGACTATGGTCAAGTTGTGGTAACGAGCGGATCATAGTGTTCACGACTAACTACAGAGAAAGATTGGATCCGGCATTGTTGAGGCCAGGACGTATGGACGTGCACATTCACATGTCTTATTGCACACCAGCTGGTTTTAAGGTTTTGGCTTCAAACTATCTTGAGGTTGAAGATCATGTACTTTTCGAGGAGATTGAGGAACTTATCCGGGAAATAAAAGTTACACCAGCAGAGATAGCTGAACAGTTGATGAGGAATGACTCTGTGGATCAAATACTCCATGGATTGATCGTGTTCTTAAGAgcaaagaaatttgaaaatgatGAAAGGTAGGCcaaaagataatagttacatAGCTTAGAAGAAAACTCTCTCTTCATCTCAGAGATATGTcaattatcattttatttttcacttatttaaaaatgatgaaTAATCGTCCTATTCTTTGTTGTTTTGTTGAATACTATCAGGCTACCTATTGATAGAATGTTACTAAAAATCCTTTTCGTTTTCAggatagtttttttaatttatttaaatctcagCTTATG is part of the Brassica rapa cultivar Chiifu-401-42 chromosome A09, CAAS_Brap_v3.01, whole genome shotgun sequence genome and harbors:
- the LOC103841015 gene encoding protein HYPER-SENSITIVITY-RELATED 4 translates to MSSSDSSSAETRLATAKTVLTTAASVAATAMLAKSLVQDYLPDEVHQYISYGFRIIFGYFSSQMTIVIEEFEGFVHNEVYEAAEAYLATKISPSNKRIKVSKHEKENNYNVTVERDEEVVDTFNGVKFRWVLHCRHVESKNFHNPRDLNSTLKSEVRSFELSFHKKFKDMALESYLPFMVKRAAVVKQEKKTLKIFTLDPDNMYGNYSEAWTSVILDHPSSFKTIAMDSDVKRNVMDDLDQFVKRRDFYKRVGKAWKRGYLLYGPPGTGKSSLIAAMANHLNFDVYDLELTAVSNNSELRRLLIATANRSILVVEDIDCSIELKDRAADEPPRESEESNDPRYKKVTLSGLLNFIDGLWSSCGDERIIIFTTNYKEKLDAALLRPGRMDMHIHMSYCTPSTFKVLASNYLEIKEHKLFSKIGEGIEATEVSPAEVAEQLMKNDTVDKVLEGLVEFLKVKKIQNEEEKAKKEEKELENKDKTTKGKDSEVKKNEVVDEQVTRNDRVDKVLEGLVELLKAKKIDDGQDEVKHEEASNINL
- the LOC103841016 gene encoding AAA-ATPase At3g50940, with the protein product MSSSETSHLATAKTALTAVASVAAAAMLARTVIQDYMPAEVHDFISCGIRKCFSHFGFQMTVVIEEFGGFENNQMFEAAEAYLASKISPSTRRIKVNKLEKQRNFSVTVERDEEVVDTFDGVKLSWVLVCLPVKKKDFRNPRDLNSTLKSEVRSYELRFNKKFKKMVLESYLPFVVEQAALMKQKTKTLKIFTLGSYSEWTSVTLDHPSTFQTLAMDPEEKKNVVEDLDCFVQRKSFYGRVGKAWKRGYLLYGPPGTGKSSLIAAIANHLNFDIYDLDLASVKSNAELRMLLMSTANRSVLVVEDIDCSIEFKDRSADEHSDLLDKPVTLSGLLNFVDGLWSSCGNERIIVFTTNYRERLDPALLRPGRMDVHIHMSYCTPAGFKVLASNYLEVEDHVLFEEIEELIREIKVTPAEIAEQLMRNDSVDQILHGLIVFLRAKKFENDER